A region of the Rhizobium binae genome:
GCCATGCTGAGACAGCATTGCTGGCCAAATTCCGGTCGATTTCGCCGATTTGATCGTTTCGGCGAAGGCGCCTTTCAAGATAAGGTCATCGCCAGCATCGACGTTGTTGAACACGGCGCCATATCCGGAAAACGTCATTTCGCCGTCTGAAGCGGCAATGTCAGCGACTTTTAGCTCGCCAAGACCAAAACTGCGGTGCTCAATGACACCGACACCTTTGTTTGTCGTCATGTTTTGGGATCCTGCTTGCCGTCTTCCGGCTTTGGCGGCATTGCACCGGCAACATTCGTGGGTTTTGGCAATTCGTCGCCGCCTGCGATCGGATTCATGTCCTCAAGCGCGCGAATTTCATTCGGCGTCATCCAGGCAGGCGACCCGCCCGAGCCCAGCGCCTTCGAATAGAACTCGCTGCGGTCCTTTGCCGCTCCCTTGAGAAGGCCATTCGCGTTGAATTTCGCGCAAAAACCTTCATCCTCCTCGCCGTCAAGCAGATTTGCGTCGATCGACTCCTCGATCCTGCGCCACCACGGACCCAAAGTGTGGACCACGTGCGCAAGAAACACCTGCTCGGCGCTGGCAAACGTCATTGCCTGCCCTGCGTGGCCAATCATCTGCGGAAAAACGCCGAATGACTGACAAACCTGCTCAGTCTGGAATTTTCGCGTCTCGAGATGCTGGGCGTCGACGCCAGTCATCGATTGCGGCGTCCAAGTCAGGCCGGAATCGATCACAAATGGCTTGTGCTTGTTGGCTCCGCCGATTTGTGCTGCGATCCATTTCTGGATCTCGATGTACTTTTCCGGCCCCAACTTCTCTGTCGTGGAAAAAACACCGGAAGTCTGCAGCCCGTTGGCGTGCATCTCGGCTTGCGTGTTTTCCGTCGCGATTGTAAGCCCGATTGCTTCCCTGGCCTGCCGAACGGCATCCAGGCCGCGCCAGGTGTCCCATGACGGGCCTTTGACGTGCCAAATCATCGACTGCGGAAAGTCCATCGAGCGGCCATCGAGGCCGCTAACACGGTACGTCAACGAATAATCGTTGTTCCGCGTGATGGAAACGGAGCCAGGATCGATCGGAATTAACTCCTTGACCTTGCCGCGGACCATGTTTTTGTAAAAGAACGCGTTGCCTGTCAGGGCAACATGGAAAATCATGGTCTCAAGGAGCTCAAAGGCCGTCATCCACTGGTTTGGGCGACGATTCAAGACCTTGTAAAGAGGGTGATCAGGCGCCGGGACAGTGCCCTTGCCGTCTGGCAACTCCTTCATGACCTGCAACGGCACTTGCGAAACGCCATTAGCGATAACGCGAAGGCAGGCGAATACCGTCGAAACGTCGAGAGCGCGCTCCCAACTGACCGCTACGCCGGCTTTTGACTGGCGAGAGCCGAACCAATTCAGCCAGACTGGGTCAAACGACACACCCTTCTCCTCGACCTTACGGCCGAGCAGCCTATCAATGATACCCATGGGCATTCCTTGTTATTGAAATTGCCCGGTGGGCATCAGGCGGCTTGCGAGTAGTCGACGTTAGGATCAAGCATCTCCCAGAACGACACGCCATTGCGCGCTTCCGGGTTGCGGGTCATCAAAATTGCCGCGTTGAACACGGCCACCAGCGGGTCGATCTTCGCTCGGCCCGCCGTTTGCTTGGTGATTAACACCGCGCCACCGCGAACCTCAGTCTTTGCGTTACCCACGCACCAATTCATGAGGCGCGAGCCGGAATGCCAGAACGTTTTGTTCTTGAGCTTGATCTCAAGGCCCCATGAGGCCGGCGACAGGGCCGCGCCCTGCCGAATTGCGGTCAAGACGTCGCCCTCAATCCCCCTTAACGACAATTCATCGATAAGTGCACCCACGCCGTAGGGGTCGAGACCGACGCCATATGCATCCGGCAGAAGCCCGCTAGCCTTTACCTGCTCGACGATGGTGGCTGCGTCGGTGATCGGCTGCAGTGCGTCGCCACAAATCACCAGATCGCCGTCTTTCGCAAAGTCCATCAGTGCCGAGGCGATATCCTTACGTCTCGTCAAGACGTCATCATGCGCCCACGCCTTCGACCAGCAGAGCCAGTCGCGGGTTGACTTATCTCGCCCGATGACCGCCAAGCCAAAAAGGTCGTCCAGGCCACCGCCATCGATGCCGACTGTGACGACTTCAGACCTTTCAAGCAAAGTTTCCAGCGAAAGCTGCGATGCGCCGCCCAGCCAGTAATCTGCACCAGGCCAACGGTCGGCCCTAAGATTGAGGCCAATCTCAACATTGAGATGCTTTGAAAGAAATGTTTGCTTGGAATCGCCCTCGCCGGTCAAAACCTTCTGAAGTTCGTCGGCGATCCATTCCTTGCTCACCGAGCGCCCGATATTGGGGTTGGTGATGTAAAAATTCTCGGGATCCAGATACTCTTCCCGCTCAATCATGGAGGGCGGGAATTCATAAAGGGCGCCAAGGC
Encoded here:
- a CDS encoding terminase large subunit, coding for MMQWSTACPDWEDRIRARKSLVPLPLFKDEAAEALAVFKSLKIVDAPGQPTFGEACEQWVFDFVSAIFGAYDTKTGQRLIREFFLLISKKNSKSTLAAGIMVTALVRNWRQSAELLILAPTKEVADNAYKPASDMIRADEELSRIMHPQDHYRLITHRTTKATLKVVAADSDTVSGKKASFVLVDELWLFGKKEKADAMLREATGGLVSRPEGFVIYLSTQSDEPPAGVFKAKLNYYRSVRDGEIKDNKSLGALYEFPPSMIEREEYLDPENFYITNPNIGRSVSKEWIADELQKVLTGEGDSKQTFLSKHLNVEIGLNLRADRWPGADYWLGGASQLSLETLLERSEVVTVGIDGGGLDDLFGLAVIGRDKSTRDWLCWSKAWAHDDVLTRRKDIASALMDFAKDGDLVICGDALQPITDAATIVEQVKASGLLPDAYGVGLDPYGVGALIDELSLRGIEGDVLTAIRQGAALSPASWGLEIKLKNKTFWHSGSRLMNWCVGNAKTEVRGGAVLITKQTAGRAKIDPLVAVFNAAILMTRNPEARNGVSFWEMLDPNVDYSQAA
- a CDS encoding phage portal protein, translating into MGIIDRLLGRKVEEKGVSFDPVWLNWFGSRQSKAGVAVSWERALDVSTVFACLRVIANGVSQVPLQVMKELPDGKGTVPAPDHPLYKVLNRRPNQWMTAFELLETMIFHVALTGNAFFYKNMVRGKVKELIPIDPGSVSITRNNDYSLTYRVSGLDGRSMDFPQSMIWHVKGPSWDTWRGLDAVRQAREAIGLTIATENTQAEMHANGLQTSGVFSTTEKLGPEKYIEIQKWIAAQIGGANKHKPFVIDSGLTWTPQSMTGVDAQHLETRKFQTEQVCQSFGVFPQMIGHAGQAMTFASAEQVFLAHVVHTLGPWWRRIEESIDANLLDGEEDEGFCAKFNANGLLKGAAKDRSEFYSKALGSGGSPAWMTPNEIRALEDMNPIAGGDELPKPTNVAGAMPPKPEDGKQDPKT